A single genomic interval of Gemmatimonas sp. UBA7669 harbors:
- a CDS encoding alpha/beta fold hydrolase yields the protein MRGEFVDVGGARLYCYAFGQRGAGHPIVLIHGCFTSSRLWQDVLPRLPKGHRVLVLDLLGHGRSDPPGEASMTVAGHTSRVATLLDIMGVREAILVGHGMGAAIAARVAHTQPERVSQLMLVNPALLTNVPRDAYLTRRIQRVAALVPLWTRLSPSWMASALHAALLPCFAHRDVGARSLDVYLKPFMLKQGRDAACAQLRALAASRHDSMDALAPNAIRCETSLVVGSTDPFLRDTRLRRLRDTLQEATMRDLSVHVLPGVAHVAPEEAPDRLGTLVGELLAR from the coding sequence ATGCGCGGCGAATTTGTCGATGTTGGTGGTGCCCGGCTCTACTGCTACGCCTTTGGTCAGCGTGGCGCCGGACACCCCATCGTCCTCATTCACGGGTGCTTTACGTCCTCGCGCCTGTGGCAGGACGTGCTGCCGCGGTTGCCCAAGGGCCACCGGGTGCTGGTCCTCGACCTGCTGGGTCACGGCCGCAGCGATCCGCCGGGCGAGGCGTCCATGACGGTGGCCGGCCACACAAGCCGCGTGGCCACCCTGCTCGACATCATGGGGGTGCGCGAAGCCATACTGGTGGGCCACGGCATGGGGGCGGCCATCGCGGCGCGGGTGGCGCACACGCAGCCCGAACGCGTGTCGCAGCTCATGCTCGTCAATCCCGCGCTGCTCACCAACGTGCCACGGGACGCCTATCTCACGCGGCGCATTCAGCGCGTGGCGGCACTCGTGCCGCTCTGGACGCGACTCTCGCCCTCCTGGATGGCCTCGGCGCTGCACGCCGCGCTGCTGCCCTGCTTTGCGCATCGCGATGTGGGCGCGCGCTCACTCGATGTGTATCTCAAGCCCTTCATGCTGAAGCAGGGGCGTGACGCAGCGTGTGCGCAGCTCAGGGCCCTAGCCGCCTCGCGACATGACAGCATGGACGCGCTGGCACCCAACGCCATTCGCTGCGAAACCTCCCTCGTGGTTGGGAGCACCGATCCCTTCCTGCGCGATACGCGCCTGCGTCGTTTGCGTGACACGCTGCAGGAGGCCACCATGCGTGACCTCAGTGTGCATGTGCTGCCGGGCGTTGCGCATGTTGCCCCGGAAGAAGCCCCGGACCGTCTCGGCACGCTCGTGGGTGAACTGCTGGCGCGCTGA
- a CDS encoding serine/threonine-protein kinase: protein MVDTPNGVLGHKAVGAPDPNKAGAFATDGQALRDRITAAIGDQYLIGAEVGRGGMAVVYAAEDLRLQRKVALKVLPPDLAFRSDVRERFVREAQTAARLNHPHIVPIYAVHEAQGMVAFAMALVHGETLAVRLQRESRPPFPVVASVLEQMADALAYAHASGVVHRDIKPDNVLMDRETGRAMLTDFGIARAAESGSRLTQTGIAVGTPAFMSPEQAMGDKDVDGRSDLYSVGIVGYLMLTGRLPFEAPNTPAMLMKHVSETPLPLRSLRPDVPPALSDIVDRCLAKRPADRWQSALQLRDALRHVQRGGQLDGRAAVVPYAPPASAPATRPYSPNSARPDRDDHRFGHRAEDWAPRRLSEAEPAPRSLPAPGALPPIPQLPPLPAGADRSAKREWKKANQEAIKDWRRAVRQQRDLQQQLWREQQRAEGRSTSRSRLAFWRRESLAPAAPPMTPAQIADQVMVFRKRVKALAISSGVSLSSLIVGVSLNFEPMLVPVFAGLAGAAVYLPLSVRSMRRLWRVGISPASAMGDAWQKIAAAADTRSHETKLQELVARHASAAVLGSRYGETVRNAADDRLVIQDITSRLPDAERLMVPDVEPTADALLERVGALANGLERLDRDLPGAALDDLARRIASLEAEPPESPDRERRLSLLTRQQASLQELASRRETMQRQLDSAAMALRSLRFDIVKLRTLGVDASVTDITSATQEARALSRDLGYVLDAAEESRRL from the coding sequence ATGGTGGACACACCAAACGGCGTGCTCGGTCACAAGGCAGTGGGTGCGCCGGATCCCAACAAGGCCGGTGCGTTCGCCACGGACGGACAGGCCCTGCGGGACCGCATCACGGCGGCCATCGGCGACCAGTATCTCATCGGTGCCGAAGTGGGACGCGGCGGCATGGCGGTGGTGTATGCGGCCGAGGATCTGCGGCTGCAGCGCAAGGTGGCGCTGAAGGTGCTGCCGCCCGATCTCGCCTTTCGCAGTGATGTGCGTGAGCGCTTCGTGCGTGAGGCGCAGACGGCGGCGCGGCTCAATCACCCGCACATCGTGCCCATCTATGCCGTGCACGAGGCTCAGGGCATGGTGGCCTTTGCCATGGCACTGGTGCATGGGGAGACGCTCGCGGTGCGACTGCAGCGCGAGTCGCGGCCGCCGTTTCCCGTGGTGGCGTCGGTACTCGAGCAGATGGCCGATGCGCTGGCCTATGCGCATGCGTCGGGAGTGGTGCATCGCGACATCAAGCCCGACAACGTGCTGATGGACCGTGAGACCGGCCGCGCCATGCTGACGGATTTTGGCATCGCGCGCGCCGCCGAGAGTGGATCGCGGCTCACGCAGACCGGCATTGCCGTGGGCACGCCCGCGTTCATGAGCCCTGAGCAGGCCATGGGCGACAAGGATGTCGACGGCCGCAGTGATCTCTATTCGGTGGGCATCGTGGGTTATCTCATGCTCACGGGTCGCCTTCCGTTCGAGGCACCCAACACGCCGGCCATGCTCATGAAGCACGTGAGCGAAACGCCGCTGCCTTTGCGCTCCCTGCGTCCCGATGTACCGCCGGCCTTGTCGGATATCGTTGATCGCTGTCTGGCCAAGCGGCCCGCTGATCGCTGGCAGAGCGCGCTGCAGTTGCGCGACGCGTTGCGTCATGTGCAGCGTGGCGGTCAACTGGATGGCCGCGCGGCGGTGGTGCCATATGCTCCTCCAGCCTCGGCGCCGGCGACTCGTCCGTATTCGCCGAACAGCGCGCGGCCCGACCGCGATGATCACCGCTTCGGGCACCGCGCCGAAGATTGGGCACCGCGCCGCCTGAGCGAGGCGGAGCCCGCGCCGCGCAGTCTGCCGGCACCGGGCGCCCTGCCGCCCATTCCGCAGTTGCCGCCCTTGCCGGCCGGCGCCGATCGCAGTGCCAAGCGCGAGTGGAAGAAGGCCAATCAGGAGGCCATCAAGGATTGGCGACGCGCCGTGCGTCAGCAGCGTGACCTGCAGCAGCAGCTCTGGCGCGAACAGCAGCGGGCGGAAGGGCGTTCCACGTCGCGCTCCCGTCTGGCCTTCTGGCGCCGCGAGTCGCTGGCTCCGGCGGCGCCACCCATGACGCCGGCGCAGATCGCCGATCAGGTCATGGTGTTCCGCAAGCGCGTCAAGGCGCTCGCCATTTCGAGCGGTGTGTCCCTCTCCTCGCTCATTGTCGGCGTCAGTCTCAATTTCGAGCCCATGCTGGTGCCGGTGTTTGCGGGCCTGGCGGGTGCCGCGGTGTATCTGCCGCTCTCGGTGCGCAGCATGCGTCGTCTGTGGCGAGTGGGAATTTCACCGGCGTCGGCCATGGGCGATGCCTGGCAGAAGATCGCAGCCGCCGCCGATACGCGTTCGCACGAAACCAAGCTGCAGGAACTCGTGGCTCGGCATGCGAGCGCAGCGGTGCTTGGCTCGCGCTACGGTGAGACGGTACGCAACGCGGCCGACGATCGCCTCGTCATCCAGGACATCACCAGCCGCCTGCCCGATGCCGAGCGCCTGATGGTGCCCGACGTCGAACCAACGGCCGATGCCCTGCTCGAGCGGGTGGGCGCCCTGGCCAACGGACTCGAGCGCCTCGATCGCGACCTGCCCGGAGCGGCTCTCGACGATCTCGCCCGTCGCATCGCGTCCCTTGAGGCTGAACCCCCCGAGTCACCCGATCGCGAGCGGCGGCTGTCGCTGCTCACGCGGCAGCAGGCCTCGCTGCAGGAGTTGGCCAGCCGCCGCGAAACCATGCAGCGCCAGCTCGACAGCGCGGCCATGGCACTGCGTTCGTTGCGCTTCGACATCGTGAAGCTGCGCACGCTGGGCGTGGACGCGTCAGTCACGGATATCACGAGCGCCACGCAGGAAGCCCGCGCGCTCTCGCGCGATCTGGGCTACGTGCTCGACGCCGCCGAGGAAAGCCGGCGGCTCTGA
- the lon gene encoding endopeptidase La yields the protein MGQRQTLPVLPLRGTVMFPGITAPIAAGRPGTLRAIETALKGDRLVFAVAQRDNSEEPTPDILFTTGVIARIGQVQRGLGGVQLLLQGEQRATALQYSEVDGYLSAVLVPAEEMMPLDLKDAAFTALHKEARERAAELGEKRGLPEEVVHQVLDSVEDAGRFADLVAGYIELTVPEKQGLLETLSVEERLRRVLVHVQRQIGLLEAQEDIKSQVQEELGERQREMFLREQLKAIQKELGDDDTGKEIAELREKLTALELPKEARAEVERELGRLERAGRESMEAQVIRTYLEWIAELPWNTRSDDQLELANAGTILDEDHYGLKDVKDRVLEFLAVRQLRAQQVASEVATTGEFPVSKLKGDTSDATPALGANGEERTITDTREAKSRAMARGPILLFNGPPGVGKTSIAKSIARALGREYVRVALGGARDEADIRGHRRTYVGAMPGRIIQGLKQAGTRNPVFLLDEVDKLGQSYQGDPSSALLEVLDPAQNDSFTDHYLGVPFDLSEVLFIATSNFIQNIPGPLLDRMEVVEFSGYTERVKAEIAKKYLVPRQLEESGLSNRDLNFTDDAVMKVISEYTRESGVRQLERELGKVARKVARRVAMGDTGTIDDQIISADEVRELLGRPKVHPERAAEHDEVGISTGMYYTPMGGDIMFVEASIRRGSRTRPTDDEEQVRVGPISLILTGQLGDVMKESARAALTYATNNAEALGIPLERVASASEAHIHVPAGAIPKDGPSAGIAIATALVSEMSNRKVRRDVSMTGEITLRGRVLPIGGVKEKVLGAHRAGIKEVIIPKANEADLEDVPEEVRQLLRFHPVETLRDVLRIALVDAPVAEPEPELVGV from the coding sequence ATGGGACAGCGTCAGACTCTCCCGGTTCTCCCCCTGCGGGGAACCGTCATGTTTCCCGGCATCACCGCACCCATTGCGGCCGGTCGCCCCGGCACCCTGCGCGCCATCGAAACGGCGCTCAAGGGTGACCGCCTCGTCTTTGCCGTCGCCCAGCGCGACAACAGCGAAGAACCCACACCCGACATTCTCTTCACCACGGGCGTCATTGCCCGCATCGGCCAGGTGCAACGTGGCCTCGGTGGAGTGCAGTTGCTGCTGCAGGGCGAACAGCGGGCCACCGCGCTGCAGTACAGTGAAGTCGACGGATATCTCTCGGCCGTGCTCGTGCCGGCCGAGGAAATGATGCCGCTCGACCTCAAGGACGCCGCCTTCACCGCCCTCCACAAGGAAGCACGCGAGCGCGCCGCCGAACTCGGCGAGAAGCGCGGTCTGCCCGAGGAGGTCGTGCATCAGGTGCTCGACTCCGTGGAAGACGCCGGCCGCTTTGCCGACCTCGTGGCCGGCTACATCGAACTCACGGTGCCCGAGAAGCAGGGCCTGCTCGAAACGCTGAGCGTGGAAGAGCGGCTGCGCCGCGTGCTGGTGCACGTGCAGCGCCAGATCGGGTTGCTCGAAGCGCAGGAAGACATCAAGTCGCAGGTGCAGGAAGAGCTTGGCGAGCGGCAGCGCGAGATGTTCCTGCGCGAGCAGCTCAAGGCCATTCAGAAGGAGCTGGGCGACGACGACACCGGCAAGGAAATCGCCGAACTGCGCGAGAAGCTCACGGCCCTCGAACTGCCCAAGGAGGCCCGCGCCGAGGTGGAACGCGAACTCGGTCGCCTCGAGCGCGCCGGTCGCGAGAGCATGGAGGCGCAGGTCATCCGCACCTACCTCGAGTGGATTGCCGAGCTGCCCTGGAACACGCGCAGCGATGACCAGCTGGAACTGGCCAACGCCGGCACCATCCTCGACGAGGATCACTATGGCCTCAAGGACGTGAAGGACCGCGTCCTCGAGTTCCTGGCCGTGCGTCAGTTGCGCGCGCAGCAGGTGGCCAGTGAAGTGGCCACCACAGGTGAGTTCCCCGTCTCGAAGCTCAAGGGCGACACCAGCGACGCCACGCCGGCGCTGGGTGCCAACGGGGAAGAGCGCACCATCACCGATACGCGCGAAGCCAAGTCACGGGCCATGGCCCGCGGCCCCATTCTGCTCTTCAACGGCCCGCCGGGTGTGGGCAAGACCAGCATCGCCAAGTCCATCGCCCGCGCGCTGGGCCGCGAATACGTGCGCGTGGCCCTCGGTGGTGCACGCGACGAGGCCGACATTCGCGGCCATCGCCGCACGTATGTTGGCGCCATGCCGGGCCGCATCATCCAGGGCCTCAAGCAGGCGGGGACCCGCAATCCCGTCTTCCTGCTCGACGAAGTCGACAAGCTCGGCCAGTCGTACCAGGGTGACCCGTCGAGCGCCCTGCTGGAGGTGCTCGATCCGGCGCAGAACGACTCCTTCACCGATCACTACCTCGGGGTGCCCTTCGACCTGAGCGAGGTGCTGTTCATCGCCACCTCCAACTTCATCCAGAACATTCCCGGTCCGCTGCTCGACCGCATGGAAGTGGTGGAGTTCAGCGGCTACACCGAGCGTGTGAAGGCGGAGATTGCCAAGAAGTATCTCGTGCCGCGTCAGCTCGAGGAGTCGGGCCTGTCCAATCGCGATCTCAACTTCACCGACGATGCGGTGATGAAGGTCATCAGCGAATACACGCGCGAAAGCGGTGTGCGTCAGCTCGAGCGTGAGCTTGGCAAGGTGGCGCGCAAGGTGGCACGGCGTGTGGCCATGGGCGACACCGGCACCATCGACGATCAGATCATCAGCGCCGACGAGGTGCGTGAACTGCTCGGCCGACCCAAGGTGCATCCCGAGCGGGCCGCCGAACACGACGAGGTGGGTATCTCCACGGGCATGTACTACACGCCGATGGGTGGCGACATCATGTTCGTCGAGGCCAGCATTCGCCGCGGGTCCCGCACGCGTCCCACCGACGACGAGGAGCAGGTGCGTGTGGGGCCCATCTCCCTCATTCTCACCGGTCAGCTGGGTGATGTGATGAAGGAGAGCGCGCGCGCCGCGCTGACCTATGCCACCAACAACGCCGAAGCGCTGGGCATTCCGCTGGAGCGGGTGGCCAGTGCGAGCGAGGCACACATCCACGTGCCGGCCGGCGCCATTCCCAAGGATGGCCCGAGCGCGGGTATCGCGATTGCCACGGCACTCGTGAGCGAGATGAGCAATCGCAAGGTGCGGCGCGACGTCTCCATGACCGGCGAAATCACGCTGCGTGGGCGCGTGCTGCCCATCGGCGGCGTGAAGGAGAAGGTCCTCGGCGCCCATCGTGCCGGCATCAAGGAAGTCATCATTCCCAAGGCCAACGAGGCCGATCTCGAGGACGTGCCGGAGGAGGTGCGCCAGCTCCTGCGCTTCCACCCGGTGGAGACCCTGCGGGACGTGCTGCGCATTGCCCTGGTGGACGCCCCGGTCGCCGAGCCCGAACCGGAACTCGTCGGCGTCTGA
- a CDS encoding ABC transporter permease — MIHFLTSIRTGAWVGVDAMRVNPLRTILSTLGVVIGVASLVAVLCLGDGMEQAARSQIERTTDVQTVSIAARTTERVDGQVFPVRDYPIFGPQDAADVKDVPLADAVALQVSGTTTVDLPETGKRRQTSITGSLARIEEFSHLELDAGRFFTDAEASRGAKVAVLSWLLARDLMDGRAPHSIVGRNVRINGQPTEVIGVLEPFEGERDGSQSALIPFATAHAVLPPMATPRPTTLIVRAPRVEQVPALEAEVQGWVAERWGKRSEKVLVQTSRARLQQAMQGILMFKLFLGAITGISLIVGGIGIMNVLLASVSERTREIGIRKAMGARRRDILLQFLAESVAVAGTGSAVGIALGLVAAFGITAIIRAQSDAGFLQASFSLSTLIVASLAPIVVGLVFGTYPARRAARLSPIDAIRHE, encoded by the coding sequence ATGATTCATTTCCTGACCAGTATTCGGACCGGCGCCTGGGTGGGCGTGGACGCCATGCGCGTCAATCCGCTGCGCACCATTCTCTCCACCCTCGGTGTCGTGATCGGTGTGGCCTCCCTGGTCGCGGTCCTCTGCCTCGGCGACGGCATGGAGCAGGCCGCGCGATCACAAATCGAGCGAACCACCGATGTGCAGACCGTGAGCATCGCGGCCCGCACGACCGAGCGGGTGGACGGTCAGGTCTTCCCGGTTCGCGACTATCCGATCTTTGGCCCACAGGACGCGGCCGACGTGAAGGACGTGCCGCTGGCTGACGCGGTCGCCCTGCAGGTGAGTGGCACAACCACCGTGGACCTGCCCGAGACCGGCAAACGGCGGCAGACCTCGATTACGGGTTCATTGGCCCGCATTGAGGAGTTCAGCCACCTCGAGCTCGATGCCGGCCGATTCTTTACCGACGCCGAGGCATCGCGTGGTGCCAAGGTGGCGGTGCTGTCCTGGTTGCTGGCTCGCGATCTCATGGACGGGCGGGCCCCGCACAGCATCGTCGGACGCAATGTGCGCATCAATGGTCAGCCAACCGAAGTGATTGGCGTGCTGGAGCCGTTTGAAGGCGAGCGCGATGGCAGTCAGTCGGCGCTCATTCCCTTTGCCACCGCGCATGCCGTGCTGCCGCCCATGGCGACCCCACGCCCCACCACGCTGATCGTGCGTGCGCCCCGCGTGGAACAGGTGCCGGCGCTCGAAGCCGAGGTGCAGGGGTGGGTGGCCGAACGCTGGGGCAAGCGTAGCGAAAAGGTGCTGGTGCAAACGTCGCGGGCGAGACTGCAGCAGGCCATGCAGGGCATTCTCATGTTCAAGCTGTTCCTTGGCGCCATCACGGGCATTTCGCTCATCGTGGGCGGCATCGGCATCATGAACGTGCTGTTGGCTTCGGTGAGCGAGCGCACGCGCGAAATCGGCATTCGCAAGGCCATGGGCGCGCGACGCCGGGACATTCTGCTGCAGTTCCTCGCCGAGTCGGTGGCGGTGGCCGGCACCGGCAGTGCGGTGGGCATTGCCCTTGGCTTGGTGGCGGCCTTTGGCATCACCGCCATCATTCGCGCGCAATCCGACGCGGGCTTCCTGCAGGCCAGCTTCTCGCTGTCCACGCTCATCGTGGCGTCGCTGGCACCCATTGTCGTGGGATTGGTGTTTGGCACGTATCCCGCGCGACGTGCGGCGCGACTCAGTCCGATCGACGCGATTCGGCATGAATAG
- a CDS encoding serine/threonine-protein kinase, whose product MSEPVPPSAEDAELRAHVEQALSAAYELDQEIGRGGMGIVYRAKDRRLKRHVAIKLLPPELSFRRDVRSRFLREAETAAQLSHPNIVPIYSVDEVGSLVFFVMACIDGDNLATKLQKRGPLPIDDVRRWMMEVGDALAYAHSRGVVHRDIKPDNILLDGIDGRALVTDFGIARAASDSGETSRLTATGMAIGTPAYMSPEQASGDRDLDARSDLYSLGIVAYQMLCGEPPFLGNSTPALLVKHLAEQPVPISQRRADVPPVMAATVMRLLEKNPDHRFQTASDMVQALRTGVLPPAPPGSTSATMPAPAAPVSFNGAPIGGMPMPAGAPPGTPGYQAPAYTQRTLTGEPAQRLEPFWYIPSAEARAGAMAADADGYVATAADLARWEAPPVVKFRKHLVPYLAVNGAFMFFSIFGNSDFWGVTTFWTVFIAWKYAKLWSDGFDWKDVLRQPRHRLFGEVLEDLGNSVVATFSPKKREELRAQGRLRGRLSGVLAPSGPAPATGNPTAGGLVPQAPLSEQDMGAYRDLVRGVRADREEIGRLLSTLPPDERKRIPDVASTAVDLVNKVETIVRDLVRLEASADPGQLARVEAEITTLEAEANPLDSARSESRVRRLAQLRRDRRAVLDVSKKVESRRAQLESCRLALENVRLDLVRLRTGNSNVQSVTLVAEQAMQLAREVDIAVQAMSEVRDLTTARSGS is encoded by the coding sequence GTGTCCGAACCCGTCCCGCCATCTGCTGAAGACGCCGAGCTGCGCGCCCACGTGGAACAGGCGCTCAGTGCCGCCTATGAGTTGGATCAGGAGATCGGCCGGGGTGGCATGGGCATCGTGTACCGCGCCAAGGACCGCCGTCTCAAGCGTCACGTCGCCATCAAGCTGCTGCCCCCGGAACTGTCGTTCCGGCGGGACGTGCGCTCGCGCTTCCTGCGTGAGGCGGAAACGGCGGCGCAGCTGAGCCATCCCAACATCGTCCCGATCTATTCGGTTGACGAGGTGGGCAGCCTGGTGTTCTTCGTCATGGCCTGCATTGACGGTGACAACCTGGCCACCAAGCTGCAGAAGCGTGGGCCGCTGCCCATCGACGACGTGCGACGCTGGATGATGGAAGTGGGCGACGCGCTTGCGTACGCGCATTCGCGCGGCGTGGTGCACCGCGACATCAAGCCGGACAACATCCTGCTTGACGGCATCGACGGCCGCGCGCTGGTGACCGACTTCGGCATCGCCCGCGCCGCCAGCGACAGCGGCGAAACCTCGCGGCTCACGGCCACGGGCATGGCCATCGGCACGCCCGCCTACATGTCACCCGAGCAGGCGTCGGGCGATCGCGACCTCGATGCGCGCAGCGATCTCTACTCCCTGGGCATCGTGGCCTACCAGATGTTGTGCGGTGAACCGCCGTTCCTCGGCAACAGCACGCCGGCGCTGCTGGTCAAGCATCTGGCCGAGCAGCCGGTGCCGATCAGTCAGCGGCGCGCCGATGTGCCGCCGGTCATGGCGGCCACGGTCATGCGTCTGCTGGAGAAGAACCCCGATCATCGCTTCCAGACGGCGAGCGACATGGTACAGGCGTTGCGCACCGGTGTGCTGCCGCCCGCGCCGCCGGGTTCCACCTCGGCCACCATGCCGGCCCCCGCCGCCCCGGTGTCTTTCAACGGGGCGCCCATTGGTGGGATGCCCATGCCTGCGGGCGCCCCGCCGGGAACGCCTGGCTACCAGGCGCCAGCCTACACGCAGCGCACGCTGACGGGTGAGCCCGCGCAGCGTCTCGAGCCGTTCTGGTACATCCCGTCGGCCGAGGCCCGCGCCGGCGCCATGGCTGCCGATGCCGATGGGTACGTCGCCACAGCCGCCGATCTGGCACGCTGGGAAGCGCCGCCCGTGGTCAAGTTCCGCAAGCATCTCGTGCCGTACCTCGCGGTCAACGGCGCGTTCATGTTCTTCTCCATCTTCGGCAATTCGGACTTCTGGGGCGTGACCACGTTCTGGACCGTGTTCATTGCCTGGAAGTACGCCAAGCTCTGGTCGGATGGATTCGACTGGAAGGACGTGCTGCGTCAGCCGCGGCACCGCCTTTTCGGCGAGGTGCTCGAGGATCTCGGCAACAGCGTGGTGGCGACCTTCAGCCCCAAGAAGCGCGAGGAATTGCGCGCGCAGGGTCGCCTGCGCGGACGTCTGTCGGGTGTGCTGGCCCCGTCGGGACCCGCTCCGGCCACGGGTAATCCGACAGCAGGTGGGCTGGTGCCGCAGGCACCGCTGTCCGAGCAGGACATGGGTGCCTATCGCGATCTGGTGCGCGGAGTGCGCGCGGATCGGGAGGAAATCGGCCGGCTGCTCAGCACCCTGCCACCCGACGAGCGCAAGCGCATTCCGGATGTGGCCAGCACGGCGGTGGATCTGGTGAACAAGGTGGAAACCATCGTGCGGGATCTGGTGCGGCTCGAGGCCTCGGCCGATCCGGGGCAGCTCGCGCGCGTGGAAGCCGAGATCACCACGCTGGAGGCGGAGGCCAATCCGCTCGACAGCGCGCGCAGCGAGTCGCGCGTGCGGCGCCTCGCGCAGCTGCGCCGTGACCGGCGTGCCGTGCTGGACGTGTCGAAGAAGGTGGAGTCGCGCCGCGCACAGCTCGAGAGCTGCCGCCTCGCCCTCGAGAACGTGCGACTCGATCTCGTGCGTCTGCGCACCGGCAACAGCAACGTGCAGAGCGTGACGCTGGTGGCGGAGCAGGCCATGCAGCTGGCGCGCGAAGTGGACATTGCAGTGCAGGCCATGAGCGAAGTGCGGGATCTCACCACGGCGCGCTCGGGATCGTGA
- a CDS encoding GspH/FimT family pseudopilin, whose amino-acid sequence MRVSTRPSPSDSRRRPRRARARARARTGVTLVEQVVVLALLGVLLALALARSLPLLDALTVETAAAEAADLLAFARDQAWASGTRVAVRIDASGRRVVVHRGSDTLARAEFAERRIVLQSTRDSMAYGPDALGVGAANLRLVLARGGRADTLTVSRLGRVQRR is encoded by the coding sequence ATGCGTGTCTCAACTCGACCATCGCCCAGTGATTCTCGTCGTCGGCCTCGGCGAGCCCGCGCCCGTGCCCGTGCCCGCACCGGCGTCACGCTGGTCGAGCAGGTGGTGGTGCTGGCCCTGCTCGGCGTGCTGCTCGCCCTGGCCCTCGCCCGCAGCCTACCGCTGCTCGACGCACTGACCGTGGAAACGGCGGCCGCCGAAGCGGCCGACCTCTTGGCCTTCGCGCGCGATCAGGCCTGGGCGAGCGGCACGCGGGTGGCGGTTCGTATTGATGCGTCGGGCCGGCGGGTGGTGGTGCACCGGGGCAGCGATACGTTGGCGCGCGCTGAGTTTGCCGAACGGCGGATCGTTCTGCAGAGCACACGCGACTCCATGGCCTACGGGCCCGACGCGCTGGGCGTGGGAGCCGCGAATCTGCGGCTGGTGCTGGCCCGCGGAGGGCGGGCGGACACATTGACGGTATCGAGGCTGGGGCGGGTGCAGCGACGATAG
- a CDS encoding DEAD/DEAH box helicase: MTILDSEATVGDVTFADLGLAEPLLDALRDAGYERPTPIQREAIPLALRGRDLIGLAQTGTGKTASFTLPMVHRLLGGPRRTRVLVLTPTRELCLQVEESVRKYSRHAPVDVIPVFGGVGYEPQERALRQGVDVVVATPGRLLDHLEKRNVDFTYLETLVLDEADRMLDMGFAPQLNRIVEQVPRYRQTLLFSATMPPEVEALARKYLRKPVVVQVGRRSSAATTVTHAVYPVPRHRKNDLLVHLLTAADHDSVLVFTRTKSGADRVVRDLSQACVHAGAMHADKSQRERMQALEDFKSGKLRVLVATDIAQRGLDISGITHVINFDVPQQPEDYVHRIGRTGRAASTGDAYTFMSAEEIGLVRTIERTIGQEIPRVSVPGFDFGT; this comes from the coding sequence ATGACGATTCTCGATTCTGAAGCGACCGTCGGCGATGTGACCTTCGCCGACCTGGGGCTGGCTGAGCCCCTTCTCGACGCCCTGCGTGACGCGGGGTACGAACGCCCGACTCCCATCCAGCGCGAAGCCATTCCGCTGGCCCTGCGTGGCCGGGACCTGATCGGCCTGGCCCAGACGGGCACCGGCAAGACGGCGTCCTTCACGCTGCCGATGGTGCATCGCCTGCTGGGCGGTCCGCGGCGCACGCGGGTGCTGGTGCTGACCCCGACGCGTGAGCTCTGCCTGCAGGTGGAGGAGAGCGTGCGCAAATACTCGCGACATGCGCCGGTGGACGTGATCCCCGTCTTCGGCGGCGTGGGTTACGAGCCGCAGGAGCGCGCGCTGCGCCAGGGGGTCGATGTGGTAGTGGCCACCCCCGGCCGTCTGCTCGACCATCTCGAGAAGCGCAACGTCGACTTCACGTATCTCGAGACGCTGGTGCTCGACGAAGCCGATCGCATGCTCGACATGGGCTTTGCGCCGCAGCTCAATCGCATCGTGGAGCAGGTGCCGCGCTACCGGCAGACGCTGCTCTTTTCGGCCACCATGCCGCCGGAAGTGGAAGCGCTGGCGCGCAAGTATCTGCGCAAGCCGGTGGTGGTGCAGGTGGGACGACGCTCGAGTGCGGCCACGACGGTCACGCACGCCGTGTACCCGGTGCCACGTCATCGCAAGAACGACCTGCTGGTGCATCTGCTCACGGCCGCCGATCACGATTCGGTGCTGGTGTTCACGCGCACCAAGAGCGGCGCCGACCGTGTGGTGCGCGACCTGTCGCAGGCCTGCGTCCACGCCGGCGCCATGCACGCCGACAAGTCGCAGCGCGAGCGCATGCAGGCACTCGAGGACTTCAAGAGTGGCAAGCTGCGCGTGCTGGTGGCCACCGACATCGCGCAGCGCGGGCTCGACATCAGCGGCATCACGCACGTCATCAATTTTGATGTGCCGCAGCAGCCCGAGGACTACGTCCACCGCATTGGCCGTACGGGCCGCGCCGCCAGCACCGGCGACGCGTACACGTTCATGAGCGCCGAGGAGATTGGCCTGGTGCGCACCATCGAGCGCACCATTGGCCAGGAGATTCCACGGGTGAGTGTGCCGGGGTTCGACTTCGGTACCTGA